A single region of the Pseudomonadota bacterium genome encodes:
- the fsa gene encoding fructose-6-phosphate aldolase, which produces MKFFIDTANIAEIKKGIEMGLVDGVTTNPTLLSKEKKAPEAVIKEILSLVDGPVSLEVIATDSKGMCEEARNLSILGSNAVIKIPMTEAGIKAVRTLSQEGIKTNVTLVFQPLQALIAAKAGATYVSPFIGRLDDISQRGMGIIEEIGTIFNNYGFDTEIIVASIRNPVHVLDAALIGADIATIPFNVLKQLISHPLTNIGLERFLKDWKSIQK; this is translated from the coding sequence ATGAAGTTCTTTATTGACACTGCAAATATTGCAGAGATTAAAAAAGGTATTGAAATGGGTCTTGTTGACGGAGTTACAACCAATCCAACACTGCTTTCAAAAGAAAAAAAGGCTCCGGAAGCTGTCATAAAGGAAATTCTATCTCTTGTTGACGGACCTGTGAGCCTCGAAGTAATAGCAACGGATTCAAAGGGTATGTGTGAGGAGGCAAGGAATCTGTCCATATTGGGATCAAATGCAGTTATAAAAATACCTATGACCGAAGCAGGCATAAAGGCAGTGAGAACGCTATCGCAGGAAGGCATTAAAACAAATGTAACACTGGTATTCCAGCCTCTTCAGGCGCTCATTGCAGCAAAGGCCGGCGCTACATATGTAAGCCCCTTCATTGGAAGGCTTGATGATATATCGCAAAGAGGTATGGGCATCATCGAAGAGATTGGCACGATATTCAACAACTACGGTTTTGATACGGAAATTATCGTTGCAAGTATCAGAAACCCTGTTCATGTGCTTGATGCAGCACTCATAGGTGCGGATATCGCGACAATTCCCTTTAATGTCCTGAAACAACTCATCAGCCATCCATTAACAAACATTGGACTTGAAAGATTCTTAAAAGACTGGAAAAGTATTCAAAAGTGA
- the recR gene encoding recombination mediator RecR produces the protein MFYPEPIERLIENLSRLPGIGKKTATRLSFFLLNSKESYISELSQSLLDVKNKIKLCSVCFNITDVDPCLTCRDERRDKHTVCVVEESSHMMVIESSNPGHYRYHILHGVINPIEGIGPDEVRIKELKERIIREGITEVIIATNPNMEGNTTAHYISEILKSLDIKITRIASGIPIGGDIVYIDPLTIKSSIDNRKSL, from the coding sequence ATGTTTTATCCTGAACCTATTGAAAGACTAATAGAAAACCTTTCCAGACTGCCGGGAATAGGCAAAAAGACAGCAACGAGACTGTCCTTTTTTCTGTTAAACTCAAAGGAAAGTTATATATCCGAACTTTCTCAAAGCCTGCTGGATGTAAAAAACAAGATAAAGCTGTGCAGCGTATGCTTCAATATTACGGATGTTGACCCATGTCTTACGTGCCGTGACGAAAGAAGAGACAAGCATACCGTATGTGTTGTGGAAGAATCATCGCATATGATGGTTATTGAGTCATCGAACCCAGGACATTACAGGTATCATATCCTCCACGGCGTCATCAATCCCATTGAAGGGATTGGCCCCGATGAAGTGAGGATTAAGGAGCTGAAAGAAAGAATTATCCGGGAAGGGATTACGGAAGTAATCATAGCAACCAATCCAAATATGGAAGGGAATACAACAGCCCATTATATCAGCGAAATTTTGAAATCGCTGGATATAAAAATTACACGAATAGCGTCAGGTATACCCATAGGCGGTGATATCGTCTATATTGACCCTCTTACCATCAAGAGTTCGATAGATAACAGAAAAAGCCTCTAA
- a CDS encoding DUF2950 domain-containing protein, producing the protein MIQMISYKKHISVYRLTPAAIFVLMMTILLIHSPANAAATRQKFFSSPESAVEAMVSALKNNDQKMLTAIFGHGSKDLFSSGDDVVDREDREHFLRSYEENKRLEKMGDKKAIFHVGNKDWPFPIPIVKRGRSWFFHTKEGKEEIINRRIGKDELNVLRVCMAYVDAQREYALKDRDGDKILEYAGKFVSDPGKKDGLYWETKEGEELSPLGPFVAAAREEGYATKEPYSKPIPYHGYYYKILTAQGKNAAGGAYDYIVNGKMVGGFALVAYPARYGSSGIMTFVVNQDSVVYERNLGKSTEEIAQAMKIFDPDKEWKKVE; encoded by the coding sequence ATGATTCAGATGATTTCATATAAGAAACATATTTCTGTATATCGGCTCACTCCGGCGGCTATCTTCGTTCTCATGATGACCATCTTGCTTATTCACTCCCCTGCCAATGCTGCAGCTACCAGGCAGAAGTTCTTCTCGTCTCCTGAAAGTGCTGTGGAAGCAATGGTCAGCGCATTAAAAAATAATGACCAAAAAATGCTTACGGCCATCTTTGGACATGGGAGCAAAGACCTTTTTTCTTCCGGCGACGATGTTGTCGATAGGGAAGATCGTGAACATTTTTTAAGGTCCTATGAGGAAAATAAGAGACTGGAGAAAATGGGAGACAAAAAGGCAATATTCCATGTTGGAAACAAAGACTGGCCTTTTCCCATACCTATTGTGAAGAGAGGCAGATCATGGTTTTTTCATACCAAAGAAGGCAAGGAAGAGATCATTAACAGAAGGATTGGGAAGGATGAGCTTAATGTTCTCCGGGTATGTATGGCCTATGTGGATGCTCAGCGGGAATATGCACTCAAGGATCGCGATGGCGACAAGATTTTGGAATACGCCGGGAAGTTTGTAAGTGATCCTGGAAAGAAAGACGGCCTTTACTGGGAAACAAAGGAAGGTGAGGAGTTGAGCCCTCTGGGGCCTTTCGTTGCAGCAGCCAGAGAGGAAGGTTATGCTACAAAGGAGCCTTATAGCAAACCTATACCCTACCATGGTTACTATTACAAGATTCTTACGGCCCAGGGAAAGAATGCTGCTGGAGGGGCTTATGATTATATAGTCAATGGCAAGATGGTCGGAGGCTTTGCGCTTGTGGCCTATCCTGCCAGGTATGGAAGCTCCGGGATCATGACTTTTGTGGTTAATCAGGATAGTGTGGTTTACGAGAGGAACCTGGGGAAAAGTACGGAAGAGATCGCACAAGCGATGAAAATATTCGATCCGGACAAGGAATGGAAGAAGGTAGAATAG
- a CDS encoding YbaB/EbfC family nucleoid-associated protein — MSKNFGQLLSQAKKIQDKLQKVQSEMATRTVEAQSGGGMVSCVVNGKQEIISLKISDEIWEEKDKELLEDLVVAAVNEGLNKSKDMMQEEMEKVTGFGGGQMPFGL, encoded by the coding sequence ATGTCGAAGAATTTTGGACAATTGTTAAGCCAGGCAAAAAAGATTCAGGATAAACTCCAGAAAGTTCAATCTGAGATGGCAACTAGGACCGTTGAAGCCCAATCAGGCGGTGGAATGGTCTCCTGTGTGGTGAACGGAAAACAGGAAATAATCTCGTTGAAGATTTCAGATGAAATCTGGGAAGAGAAGGACAAAGAACTCCTTGAAGATCTTGTTGTTGCTGCCGTGAATGAAGGCTTGAACAAATCGAAAGATATGATGCAGGAAGAAATGGAAAAAGTCACCGGTTTCGGCGGCGGACAAATGCCTTTCGGGTTGTAA
- a CDS encoding DUF3300 domain-containing protein, whose amino-acid sequence MTAKTCVRILIWVLVLLTAAPPGVFAQSSGVPPVFRQEQLDQILAPIALYPDSLLVQVLMAATYPIEVVEANRWATANRSLSAGRFAAALDQQNWDPSIKSLVNFPSVLGMMDQRLDWTQRLGDAFLSQEDQVMATVQKLRAVAQAQNTLLNTNQQRVITQGQIIVIEPVNPQVVYVPAYDPMIVYGPWWHPAYPPYRCYPVGTVITGSIISFGLAVVIGAAWGYAWGGFDWGHHRATINVYQNTYVNNRYINRNVYASRYSGGHGAWQHDPVHRKGAIYRDQNVAQQFGQVPKGNPDERRDFRGHTPDTTGMSQTRNRGDVQGHRDVSGTNRPPAQRDINATARQVPQQQRVQAHQQQARVPQQQRAQVPQQQRVQASQQQVQVPQQQRAQTPQQQKVPTVLNGVGNSGREVKTQSDRGLASRQTVITPKVGLATQSANVSRPGGTQGTQPSNVNVGRPGSEKGNQPGGANAGRPDGSHP is encoded by the coding sequence ATGACCGCAAAAACATGTGTTAGGATATTAATATGGGTACTTGTTCTGCTTACAGCAGCACCTCCTGGCGTTTTTGCCCAGAGTAGCGGTGTACCGCCAGTGTTTAGGCAGGAACAGTTGGACCAGATTCTGGCGCCAATAGCACTCTACCCGGACTCATTGCTCGTTCAGGTGCTGATGGCCGCCACCTATCCAATAGAGGTTGTTGAGGCAAATCGTTGGGCCACGGCAAATCGGAGCTTGAGTGCAGGCCGGTTTGCTGCTGCTCTGGACCAGCAGAACTGGGATCCGAGCATCAAGTCGTTAGTGAATTTTCCCTCAGTTCTGGGGATGATGGACCAAAGACTTGATTGGACACAAAGACTGGGAGATGCATTCTTAAGCCAGGAAGATCAGGTAATGGCCACGGTTCAGAAACTGAGAGCAGTAGCACAGGCCCAGAATACGTTGCTAAACACAAACCAGCAAAGAGTGATAACCCAGGGCCAGATTATTGTGATTGAGCCCGTCAATCCTCAGGTTGTTTACGTGCCCGCTTATGACCCCATGATCGTATATGGTCCTTGGTGGCATCCCGCCTACCCTCCTTACCGTTGCTATCCGGTAGGAACAGTAATAACGGGCAGCATTATCTCCTTTGGGCTGGCCGTAGTCATCGGAGCAGCCTGGGGCTATGCTTGGGGCGGCTTTGACTGGGGACACCATCGCGCAACCATCAATGTATATCAGAACACATATGTCAACAACCGCTATATAAACCGTAATGTGTATGCCAGTCGCTATAGTGGTGGCCATGGCGCATGGCAGCATGACCCGGTTCACCGAAAAGGTGCCATATATAGGGATCAAAATGTAGCCCAGCAGTTCGGACAAGTGCCTAAGGGTAATCCTGATGAGAGACGTGACTTCAGAGGCCATACTCCGGACACTACTGGAATGTCGCAGACCCGGAATAGGGGTGACGTGCAGGGGCATAGAGATGTTTCAGGAACTAACCGACCACCGGCACAGAGAGATATAAATGCTACCGCACGTCAGGTGCCTCAACAACAGAGAGTGCAGGCACATCAACAACAAGCGCGGGTACCTCAGCAGCAGAGAGCCCAGGTACCCCAACAGCAGAGGGTTCAAGCATCTCAACAGCAAGTTCAGGTGCCTCAGCAGCAGAGAGCCCAAACACCTCAACAACAGAAAGTACCCACTGTCCTTAACGGTGTCGGCAATAGTGGCCGTGAGGTAAAGACGCAAAGTGACCGCGGCCTTGCAAGCCGCCAAACTGTGATCACCCCGAAAGTTGGCCTGGCAACCCAAAGTGCAAACGTGAGTCGTCCCGGGGGTACGCAAGGAACCCAGCCGAGCAATGTAAATGTAGGTCGTCCAGGAAGTGAAAAGGGAAACCAGCCAGGCGGTGCAAACGCAGGTCGTCCCGATGGGAGTCATCCTTGA